One region of Daphnia pulicaria isolate SC F1-1A chromosome 7, SC_F0-13Bv2, whole genome shotgun sequence genomic DNA includes:
- the LOC124349553 gene encoding high-affinity choline transporter 1-like gives MVGEIFEAVSLRPAVMVVNTAGIAAVAVFYLVILFVGMLAAWKQRKAGRGTSNPEENIMLAKRDLGLFVGVLTMTATWVGGGYVNGSAEAVFSNGIVWCQTPFGYSLALILGGLFFAKPMREKGYVTMLDPFQIKYGLNIGGILFLPALFGETIWTASILSALGSTLSVILDMDNNLAVLSSAAVAVIYTFFGGMYSVALTDVIQLFFILFGLVLCIPFAWMHPAVNREGLVNQDWLGYVEPSSSGIFVDNYLLLIFGGIPYQAYFQRVLSAKTSRQAQWLSYIAALLCTLLSIPSILLGGIAKNTDWLNGTEYEASLTSPDQIKQVLPLVLNYLTPQWVSFFGLGAVSAAVMSSADSCILSASSMFTHNIYKAIVFPSASGSHLMIVLRVSILAVAAIASLLAISINSIYGLSLLCSDMVYVLLFPQLLLVIHAESRCNKYGCVTSFMIGLVLRILSGEELLGLPTVIQFPFFSNGQQQIPFRTIIMVLTLVVHLGVSFITEQCFTKGWLPPKFDFLHCYHSPLEMTYQPEETSPEELHFQFMTNGKLESVTPLPESELPGLEANLDSMLDMSNPKRNLPSIPVQTSVSDLSAESEKKNNEQMFKHC, from the exons ATGGTAGGGGAGATATTTGAGGCAGTTTCACTCCGACCAGCAGTCATGGTAGTCAATACAGCCGGCATCGCGGCCGTGGCCGTTTTTTACTTGGTGATTCTTTTCGTCGGGATGTTAGCCGCTTGGAAACAACGGAAAGCTGGACGAGGAACGAGCAACCCTGAAGAAAACATCATGCTGGCAAAAAGGGATCTCGGACTCTTCGTTGGAGTCCTCACAATGACAG CAACTTGGGTTGGAGGTGGATATG TAAACGGATCGGCGGAAGCTGTATTTAGTAATGGGATCGTTTGGTGCCAGACACCGTTTGGTTACTCACTTGCACTGATTCTCG GTGGGCTCTTCTTCGCCAAACCTATGAG AGAGAAAGGTTACGTCACGATGCTCGATCCGTTTCAGATCAAATACGGACTTAACATTGGTGGAATACTTTTCCTGCCGGCACTTTTCGGAGAGACCATTTGGACTGCATCCATTTTATCTGCTCTAG GATCGACATTGTCTGTTATTCTGGATATGGACAACAATTTGGCCGTTTTATCCAGCGCTGCCGTAGCTGTTATTTACACTTTCTTTGGTGGCATGTATAGCGTAGCCCTGACAGATGTTATACAACTCTTTTTCATCCTTTTCGGATTG GTTTTGTGCATTCCATTCGCCTGGATGCATCCGGCTGTCAATCGAGAAGGTTTAGTTAATCAAGATTGGCTGGGCTACGTAGAGCCTTCAAGTTCGGGAATCTTTGTGGATAACTATTTACTGCTCATCTTCGGTGGAATTCCTTACCAG GCTTATTTCCAACGAGTATTATCGGCCAAAACCTCAAGACAAGCTCAATGGCTCTCATACATAGCTGCTCTCTTATGCACCTTATTGTCGATCCCATCCATACTGCTGGGAGGAATCGCTAAAAACACAG ATTGGCTCAACGGTACCGAATACGAAGCGAGTTTAACATCCCCCGATCAAATTAAACAAGTTCTACCTCTAGTTCTCAATTACTTAACTCCGCAG TGGGTTTCCTTCTTCGGACTCGGCGCCGTCTCAGCGGCCGTCATGTCTTCGGCAGATTCTTGTATCCTCTCAGCCTCTTCAATGTTTACCCACAATATTTACAAGGCCATCGTTTTTCCTTCG GCTAGCGGATCTCATCTGATGATTGTCTTGCGCGTCTCAATCCTAGCCGTGGCGGCCATCGCTTCTCTATTGGCTATCAGCATAAACAGCATTTACGGCCTTTC GTTACTCTGCTCAGACATGGTTTACGTATTACTGTTCCCTCAATTGCTGTTGGTCATCCACGCCGAGTCAAGGTGTAACAAATACGGTTGCGTCACTTCATTCATGATTGGTCTCGTCCTGCGAATTCTCA GTGGTGAAGAGCTACTCGGATTGCCGACCGTCATACAGTTTCCGTTTTTCAGCAACGGCCAGCAACAAATCCCCTTTCGCACGATCATCATGGTGCTCACGCTCGTCGTTCATCTAGGAGTCTCGTTCATCACCGAGCAATGCTTCACTAAAGGATGGCTTCCTCCGAAATTCGACTTTCTCCACTGCTACCACAGCCCATTGGAGATGACGTATCAGCCGGAGGAAACCTCGCCGGAAGAATTGCATTTCCAGTTCATGACCAATGGAAAACTCGAGTCGGTTACGCCACTGCCAGAGTCGGAATTGCCTGGATTGGAGGCTAACCTGGATTCAATGTTAGACATGTCGAATCCCAAACGTAACTTGCCATCCATTCCGGTTCAAACTTCGGTCTCCGATTTATCAGCGgaatctgaaaagaaaaataatgaacaaaTGTTTAAACATTGCTAA